The Tolypothrix sp. NIES-4075 genome has a window encoding:
- a CDS encoding histidine phosphatase family protein yields the protein MTLNLYLLRHGETTFSQSGNFCGKTDAELTYEGMQMAESFANVYQKLKWEAVYVSPMKRTIATAKLFCDAIGMDMQLRDGLREGNYGEWETKSKLFVQENYAENYVKWLTEPAWNAPLGGETAVDIANRSMPVIAEIQEKHLAGNVLVVSHKATIRIMLCSLLGIDLGRYRYRVNILVASVSMVKFDVNGPLLEILGDRHHIPDHIRSRPGT from the coding sequence ATGACACTCAATTTATATTTGCTGCGACATGGAGAAACTACTTTTAGTCAAAGTGGTAATTTCTGCGGTAAAACTGATGCGGAGTTGACATATGAAGGGATGCAGATGGCAGAGAGTTTTGCCAATGTTTATCAAAAATTGAAGTGGGAGGCTGTTTATGTTAGCCCAATGAAGCGCACAATTGCAACTGCCAAGCTATTTTGTGATGCTATCGGTATGGATATGCAGTTGCGTGACGGACTTAGAGAAGGTAATTACGGCGAATGGGAAACTAAGAGTAAATTATTTGTCCAAGAGAATTACGCAGAAAACTATGTAAAATGGTTGACAGAACCTGCTTGGAATGCACCACTAGGCGGAGAAACTGCGGTAGACATTGCTAACCGTTCTATGCCTGTAATTGCTGAAATTCAAGAAAAACATCTAGCCGGTAATGTTTTAGTAGTTTCCCATAAAGCCACGATTCGGATTATGCTTTGCAGTTTACTGGGAATTGATTTGGGACGGTATCGCTATCGGGTGAATATTTTGGTTGCGTCGGTAAGTATGGTTAAATTCGACGTTAATGGTCCATTGTTAGAAATATTAGGCGATCGCCATCATATACCCGATCATATTCGCTCTCGTCCGGGAACATAA
- the psbA gene encoding photosystem II q(b) protein: MTSTLQRRESITLWESFCNWITSTENRLYIGWFGVLMIPTLLAATTCFIIAFIAAPPVDIDGIREPVAGSLIYGNNIISGAVVPSSNAIGLHFYPIWEAASLDEWLYNGGPYQLVVFHFLIGVFCYLGREWELSYRLGMRPWICLAFSAPVAAATAVFLIYPIGQGSFSDGMPLGISGTFNFMIVFQAEHNILMHPFHQLGVAGVFGGSLASAMHGSLVTSSLVRETTENESANNGYRFGQEQETYNIVAAHGYLGRLFWQYVSFKNSRSLHFVLAAWPVIGIWFTSLGVSTMAFNLNGFNFNQSVIDSSGRVINTWADVINRANLGMEVMHERNAHNFPLDLATSESSPVALTAPSIQG, translated from the coding sequence ATGACTTCTACTCTACAAAGACGCGAAAGCATTACCTTGTGGGAAAGCTTCTGCAACTGGATCACCAGTACTGAGAACCGTTTATATATCGGTTGGTTCGGCGTATTGATGATTCCAACCCTGCTAGCCGCCACCACCTGCTTCATCATTGCTTTCATCGCAGCACCTCCAGTAGACATTGATGGTATCCGTGAACCTGTAGCAGGTTCCTTGATTTACGGAAACAACATCATAAGCGGTGCAGTAGTACCTTCTTCTAACGCAATCGGCTTGCACTTCTACCCAATTTGGGAAGCAGCTAGCTTAGATGAGTGGTTGTACAACGGTGGTCCTTACCAATTGGTAGTATTCCATTTTCTAATCGGCGTATTCTGCTACCTCGGTCGTGAATGGGAACTTTCTTACCGCTTAGGTATGCGTCCTTGGATCTGCCTAGCATTCTCAGCTCCAGTTGCTGCTGCAACCGCAGTATTCTTGATCTACCCAATCGGACAAGGTTCATTCTCTGACGGTATGCCTTTGGGTATCTCCGGAACCTTCAACTTCATGATTGTGTTCCAAGCAGAACATAACATCTTGATGCACCCCTTCCACCAATTAGGTGTAGCAGGTGTATTCGGCGGATCATTAGCTAGTGCTATGCACGGTTCTTTGGTGACCTCTTCATTGGTGCGTGAAACCACTGAAAACGAATCGGCCAACAATGGCTACAGATTTGGTCAAGAACAGGAAACCTACAATATAGTTGCTGCTCATGGCTACTTAGGACGTCTGTTCTGGCAGTACGTTAGCTTTAAGAACTCTCGTTCACTGCATTTCGTCCTAGCTGCATGGCCTGTGATTGGCATCTGGTTCACCAGCTTGGGTGTAAGTACAATGGCTTTCAACCTGAACGGTTTCAACTTCAACCAATCAGTAATTGATTCTAGCGGTCGCGTCATCAACACATGGGCTGACGTAATCAACCGCGCTAACCTGGGTATGGAAGTGATGCACGAGCGCAACGCTCACAACTTCCCTCTGGACTTGGCTACTAGTGAATCTTCACCAGTTGCTCTCACTGCTCCAAGTATTCAAGGCTAG
- a CDS encoding aldo/keto reductase: MKQRGHRDQVVIATKVGNDMGVKGKGLSRKHIQQAVEDSLQRLQTDYIDLYQSHTDDENTPLEETLETYTELIREGKVRAIGASNYSAERLRRALQISEQHGYPRYESLQPLYNLYDRADYEQDLEPLCIEQEIGVISYFSLASGFLSGKYREEKDLSNSSRAGYVKKYLNARGRRILEAIDEVAKTYNTTPTQISLSWLIQRPSITAPIVSATKLEQLNDIIKAVNIKLDQDAINFLNQASSSNN, encoded by the coding sequence ATGAAGCAGCGTGGTCATCGTGACCAAGTGGTGATTGCAACTAAGGTTGGCAACGATATGGGTGTTAAAGGAAAAGGGCTTTCTCGTAAACACATTCAACAAGCTGTTGAAGACTCATTGCAAAGGTTACAAACTGATTATATTGATCTATATCAATCGCATACCGATGACGAAAACACTCCACTTGAAGAAACTCTTGAAACCTACACAGAATTGATTCGTGAGGGAAAAGTACGTGCGATTGGTGCTTCAAATTATAGTGCAGAGCGTTTGCGGAGGGCATTGCAAATCAGCGAACAGCATGGCTATCCTCGCTATGAGAGTCTTCAACCCCTTTACAACTTGTATGATCGAGCCGACTATGAGCAAGACCTTGAACCACTTTGCATTGAACAGGAAATTGGCGTCATTAGCTACTTCTCTCTCGCCAGTGGTTTTCTTTCCGGGAAATACCGAGAGGAGAAAGATTTATCCAATAGTTCCCGTGCTGGTTATGTAAAGAAATATTTAAACGCTCGTGGCAGGCGAATTTTAGAGGCAATTGATGAGGTGGCAAAAACTTATAATACGACTCCCACCCAAATTTCACTCTCCTGGCTGATCCAGCGTCCTAGCATTACCGCTCCCATCGTTAGCGCAACAAAGCTTGAGCAACTCAACGATATCATCAAAGCTGTCAATATAAAGCTCGACCAAGATGCTATTAACTTTCTCAATCAAGCTAGTTCCTCAAACAACTAG
- a CDS encoding DUF3102 domain-containing protein, producing the protein MNSSASPSKTLEHLSNQQTLNFDYGTLETKNRMIIQHMTCEIKTLMRRNAQDIIDIGRKLVEVKQCLGHGSFINWLKCEFHWSTSTATKFMQVWEQFKSVNFTNLNITASALYLIAAPSTPKDARGEVLKRASLGENISYTKAKVIVCQHQKSAKLKPDEAVTVKVSAETKKPKFSKSIEPVQYKTLTAFSAPEDLTETEAEIKTCSLSSKDVLQSAAFEEEQIVTNNNDVSDDTTPISTSIVNLTAISQDILDAVLTEMAISINNLTPEQLALVITKSVNNGLSKHHLEAIITASQHALSIGSNLSLI; encoded by the coding sequence ATGAATTCAAGTGCATCTCCATCTAAAACTTTAGAACATCTTTCAAATCAGCAAACTCTAAACTTTGATTATGGTACTCTAGAAACCAAAAATCGAATGATTATTCAACACATGACCTGCGAAATCAAGACCTTAATGCGCCGTAATGCTCAAGATATCATCGATATTGGTCGGAAGTTAGTTGAGGTAAAGCAGTGTCTGGGACATGGAAGTTTTATAAATTGGCTTAAATGTGAGTTTCATTGGAGTACATCAACAGCTACTAAATTCATGCAAGTTTGGGAGCAGTTCAAATCCGTAAATTTTACGAATTTAAATATCACCGCCTCAGCTCTGTATCTCATTGCTGCTCCCTCCACACCTAAAGATGCAAGAGGAGAAGTTTTGAAACGCGCAAGTTTAGGCGAGAACATCAGCTACACTAAGGCTAAGGTAATTGTCTGCCAACATCAGAAAAGCGCAAAGCTCAAACCTGACGAGGCAGTCACCGTTAAAGTTTCTGCAGAAACCAAAAAGCCTAAGTTTAGCAAATCTATAGAACCTGTGCAGTATAAAACTTTGACTGCTTTCTCTGCGCCAGAGGATTTGACTGAAACAGAAGCAGAGATAAAAACGTGTTCGCTATCGTCGAAAGACGTGCTGCAATCTGCAGCGTTTGAAGAGGAGCAGATCGTAACTAACAACAATGATGTATCTGACGACACCACACCGATATCAACTAGCATCGTAAATCTAACTGCAATTTCCCAAGATATATTGGATGCAGTGCTTACTGAAATGGCAATTAGCATCAATAACTTGACACCAGAGCAACTGGCTTTGGTTATCACAAAGTCTGTCAACAATGGATTGAGCAAACACCATCTAGAAGCTATTATTACGGCATCTCAACACGCACTCAGTATAGGGAGTAATCTTAGCCTCATCTGA
- a CDS encoding HNH endonuclease: MPIYRERYADDWDDIALAIKASAHWRCRHCNQQCLRPGEKPKELSRSEWTVLTLSVHHANFTPEDNRPENLIPLCSPCHLALHSRARGRTNTSPGQLELPLWTN; encoded by the coding sequence ATGCCTATTTATAGAGAGCGATACGCCGACGACTGGGACGATATAGCACTTGCCATTAAAGCGTCAGCACATTGGCGCTGTCGGCACTGCAATCAACAATGTCTGCGTCCAGGTGAAAAGCCAAAAGAATTGTCACGCTCTGAGTGGACTGTACTTACGCTGTCGGTACACCATGCAAATTTTACACCTGAAGATAATCGACCAGAGAACTTAATTCCGCTTTGTTCACCATGCCACCTTGCCCTGCACAGTCGAGCGAGAGGCAGAACGAATACCTCGCCTGGGCAGTTGGAGTTACCACTTTGGACGAATTAA
- a CDS encoding AMP-binding protein → MNLLNLLTGADEQIALVAPERPALTYKQLCSNVIELAAQLNRFGLGQGDKIAIAIPNSPEIVITFLACALCATACPLNPKYKQEEFAFYYKDTQARALLTVPGTVEEALAATTPEMMLLHAHTLADGTLSFEAIRGESSPRSVELAEANDVAMILHSMGTTSRPKRFLIRHRNLASSAVNIQSANSLTADDKTLSIIPLFHIHGLVGCMLSTFACGGTVICP, encoded by the coding sequence ATGAATTTACTAAATCTTTTAACGGGTGCAGACGAGCAAATAGCCTTAGTTGCGCCAGAGCGTCCGGCTTTGACGTATAAACAATTGTGCTCCAACGTAATTGAACTGGCAGCACAACTCAATCGCTTTGGATTGGGACAAGGAGATAAAATTGCGATCGCCATCCCCAATAGTCCAGAAATCGTCATTACCTTTTTGGCTTGTGCCCTGTGTGCTACCGCTTGTCCGTTGAATCCGAAGTACAAGCAAGAAGAATTTGCTTTTTATTACAAAGATACTCAGGCAAGAGCACTTTTAACTGTACCTGGAACTGTTGAAGAAGCTCTGGCGGCAACAACACCCGAAATGATGCTACTTCATGCTCATACCTTAGCTGATGGAACGCTGAGCTTTGAAGCCATACGCGGGGAATCTTCGCCACGTTCGGTTGAATTGGCTGAAGCTAATGATGTGGCGATGATTCTCCACAGCATGGGCACTACCAGCCGTCCCAAGCGCTTCCTGATTCGCCATCGCAATCTAGCATCATCAGCCGTTAATATTCAAAGCGCCAATTCCCTCACAGCAGATGACAAGACACTCTCAATCATCCCGCTGTTTCACATTCACGGGCTAGTTGGGTGTATGCTATCAACTTTTGCTTGCGGGGGAACGGTAATTTGTCCTTAA